The following are encoded together in the Arcticibacterium luteifluviistationis genome:
- a CDS encoding LytR/AlgR family response regulator transcription factor — protein sequence MKIRCIIVEDEPLARKLMEEYVRTTPSLELLKSFGNPLQALEFLREEEVDLLFSDIQMKEITGLTLLKLLQKKPMVVLTTAYSEYAIEGFDLDVTDYLLKPITFERFLKAVEKVTQRFKDKQPVIKVVESKGAVPSANEFIFIKDGTKLLKIRLKDILYIQSLKDYVKVKTADKQIVSLQTMKSLEGSLPSNMFIRIHNSTIIAFDAIEEIERDKVKILDQYFPISDSYKKSFKEFIDSKKV from the coding sequence ATGAAAATAAGGTGTATAATAGTGGAAGATGAGCCTTTGGCAAGAAAGCTCATGGAGGAATATGTAAGAACTACACCTTCGTTAGAGCTTTTAAAGTCGTTCGGGAATCCACTGCAAGCATTAGAGTTTTTACGAGAAGAGGAGGTTGATTTGCTGTTTTCTGATATTCAGATGAAAGAAATTACAGGTTTGACATTACTGAAACTTCTTCAAAAGAAGCCTATGGTGGTGCTAACCACGGCATATTCGGAGTACGCTATTGAAGGTTTTGATTTAGATGTGACAGACTATCTTTTAAAGCCAATTACGTTTGAGCGTTTTTTGAAAGCAGTAGAGAAAGTCACGCAACGCTTTAAAGATAAACAGCCAGTTATTAAGGTGGTAGAAAGCAAAGGGGCTGTTCCGTCGGCTAATGAGTTTATCTTTATAAAAGACGGCACGAAGCTTTTAAAAATCAGATTGAAAGACATACTTTATATTCAATCGCTTAAAGACTATGTCAAAGTAAAAACAGCAGATAAGCAAATTGTGAGTCTTCAAACCATGAAGTCTTTAGAAGGGTCACTTCCCTCCAATATGTTTATCAGGATTCATAATTCTACTATTATAGCTTTTGATGCTATTGAAGAAATAGAAAGGGATAAGGTGAAGATTCTTGACCAATATTTCCCGATAAGCGATTCTTATAAGAAAAGCTTTAAGGAATTTATTGATTCAAAAAAGGTATAA
- the rpsJ gene encoding 30S ribosomal protein S10 — protein MAQKIRIKLKSFDHNLLDGSAEKIVKAVKSTGAVVSGPIPLPTRKEKFTVLRSPHVSKKSREQFQLCTYKRLIDIFSASPKTVDALMKLELPSGVDVEIKV, from the coding sequence ATGGCACAGAAAATCAGAATTAAACTTAAGTCATTCGACCATAATTTATTGGACGGATCGGCAGAGAAGATTGTAAAGGCAGTTAAATCAACTGGAGCAGTTGTTAGCGGTCCTATTCCTTTACCAACGCGTAAAGAGAAGTTTACAGTACTTCGTTCTCCACACGTTTCTAAGAAATCTAGAGAGCAGTTCCAATTATGTACTTACAAGAGATTGATAGATATCTTCTCTGCAAGTCCTAAAACTGTAGATGCACTTATGAAACTTGAACTTCCTTCTGGAGTTGACGTTGAGATTAAAGTATAA
- a CDS encoding outer membrane beta-barrel family protein, translating into MNKHFFLLSFLTLLSINTAFAQRGGGPPGGGGDGNGRPSRSSEQTQTLNLDGDAPKGNSKIKGFVIDSAVTIAVEYANVALINETNNKVVDGAMADENGKFEFSKIAPGIYTLKASFIGYTDQLVEKIKIKKGDDIDLGTIKLAISSKVLDEVTVTGLKSIIEEKVDRLIYNAENDLTSKGGDGADVLRKVPMLSVDLDGNVSLRGSSNIKVLINNRPSTIVASSVADALKMIPADLIKSVEVITSPSAKYDAEGTSGIINIITKKSTIQGFNLSLNSGVGVRGSNLGLNGNLRIGKVGFSLGGFGRSFYNKASNTLDQTTYVGDNIFRTNQTGDSKDFGMFGRYNLGMDVELSKTEFLNASVSFGTRNFNKDQDILISSFSNSNLISEQNRLVETINKSNNVDVNLDYIKIFKPSHEWSISTQYSQNNLTNDFDAEIYSAATELTTGQQNINGNINKEITLQTDYMMPIGSKQLFEVGVKGIFREVDSDYQYLFGTLGSLEENASQPSGYLDYNQNIKAAYVSYTLSTKNKWSFKAGVRYEHTTIDAIDNALPLDISSYQNFVPSINISKILNNGLTVKAAYNNRIQRPGLQELNPNYNAANPQDIKIGNPNLTPEVSNNLEFSLSKSIKRSYINLSFFGRQTNNSILQLTSPSDTVAGALITTYENIGKQQVAGLNFFGNIFITQKWSVNGGFDTYYNYLEGQVQTADGFEFASNSGIVIGGRMMSQLSLNKGWGLQAFTGFRGNKVSLQGNDSGMAFYSLGVKKDINEKKGSIGLAFDNFVNGMTRTSTSSSPLFDQKSVNYIYNQNVKLTFSYKLGNMRFVEKKKTKSVNNTDQKGGGESDSGGF; encoded by the coding sequence ATGAACAAGCACTTTTTCCTTTTGAGTTTTTTAACTCTTCTATCTATAAATACAGCTTTTGCTCAAAGAGGTGGAGGCCCTCCAGGTGGCGGTGGAGACGGAAATGGAAGACCAAGCCGTTCTTCCGAACAGACCCAAACTCTTAATTTAGATGGTGATGCCCCAAAAGGAAACTCAAAAATTAAAGGTTTTGTGATAGACTCAGCAGTAACAATAGCCGTAGAGTATGCTAACGTAGCCCTGATAAACGAAACCAACAATAAAGTGGTAGACGGAGCCATGGCTGATGAAAACGGGAAATTTGAATTCAGTAAAATTGCTCCTGGCATCTATACATTGAAAGCTAGTTTTATTGGATACACTGACCAGCTTGTTGAAAAAATTAAAATCAAAAAAGGCGACGACATTGATTTAGGAACTATAAAGCTTGCTATCTCATCAAAAGTATTGGACGAAGTAACCGTTACTGGCCTTAAGTCTATTATTGAAGAAAAAGTGGATAGGCTTATTTATAATGCAGAAAATGACCTTACCTCAAAAGGTGGAGATGGTGCTGATGTATTAAGAAAAGTACCAATGCTGTCTGTTGACCTTGATGGAAACGTATCGTTAAGAGGAAGTTCCAACATTAAGGTTTTGATAAACAACAGACCTTCTACTATAGTAGCGAGTTCTGTGGCCGATGCCTTAAAAATGATTCCTGCAGACCTTATAAAGAGTGTAGAGGTTATCACTTCTCCATCTGCAAAATATGATGCTGAAGGTACTTCCGGTATCATTAACATTATTACCAAAAAATCTACAATACAAGGTTTTAATTTAAGCCTTAACTCTGGTGTTGGTGTGCGAGGTTCAAACCTTGGTTTAAACGGAAACTTGAGAATTGGGAAAGTAGGTTTCTCTCTTGGAGGCTTCGGAAGGTCATTTTATAACAAAGCCTCTAACACGCTAGACCAAACCACTTACGTTGGTGATAATATTTTCAGAACAAATCAAACAGGAGACTCTAAAGACTTCGGAATGTTTGGAAGATATAACTTAGGAATGGACGTAGAGCTAAGCAAAACCGAGTTTCTTAATGCTTCGGTTTCTTTTGGAACTAGAAACTTTAACAAAGACCAAGATATCCTAATCTCCTCTTTCAGTAACTCCAATCTTATTTCTGAACAAAATAGACTTGTAGAAACTATAAATAAGTCAAATAATGTAGATGTAAACCTTGATTATATTAAAATATTCAAGCCTAGCCATGAGTGGTCAATTTCTACACAATACAGTCAAAATAACCTAACAAACGATTTTGATGCAGAGATATACTCTGCCGCTACTGAATTAACGACCGGACAACAAAATATCAACGGAAACATAAACAAGGAAATCACTCTTCAAACCGACTACATGATGCCAATAGGCTCTAAGCAGCTTTTTGAAGTAGGTGTAAAAGGAATTTTCAGAGAGGTAGATAGTGATTATCAATACTTGTTCGGAACTCTTGGAAGTCTCGAAGAGAATGCGTCTCAGCCTTCTGGTTACTTAGATTATAACCAGAATATCAAAGCGGCCTATGTCTCTTATACCTTATCTACCAAAAATAAATGGTCTTTTAAAGCAGGTGTGAGGTACGAGCATACTACTATTGATGCTATTGATAATGCTCTTCCCTTAGACATCTCTAGCTATCAGAACTTTGTACCAAGCATTAATATTTCTAAAATATTAAATAACGGTCTTACTGTAAAGGCTGCCTATAACAATCGTATTCAAAGACCTGGTCTTCAGGAATTAAATCCTAATTATAATGCAGCTAACCCTCAAGATATCAAAATAGGGAACCCTAATTTGACACCTGAGGTATCTAATAATTTAGAATTCAGTTTGAGTAAATCAATCAAAAGGAGTTATATCAACCTTTCATTCTTCGGAAGACAGACCAATAACTCAATCTTACAGTTGACTTCTCCTTCTGACACAGTAGCCGGTGCTTTAATAACCACCTATGAGAATATTGGTAAGCAGCAAGTGGCGGGATTAAACTTCTTTGGTAATATTTTCATAACACAAAAATGGAGTGTGAATGGAGGGTTTGACACTTATTACAACTATTTAGAAGGTCAAGTTCAAACAGCCGACGGATTTGAATTTGCTAGTAATAGCGGCATAGTAATAGGTGGTAGAATGATGTCTCAGCTGTCATTAAATAAAGGCTGGGGTTTACAAGCCTTCACCGGATTTAGAGGTAACAAAGTTTCTTTACAAGGAAATGACTCTGGAATGGCTTTTTATTCTTTGGGTGTAAAGAAAGACATCAATGAGAAAAAAGGTAGCATCGGCTTGGCATTTGACAACTTTGTAAACGGAATGACAAGAACGTCTACAAGCAGTTCTCCGCTTTTTGACCAAAAAAGTGTGAACTACATATACAACCAAAACGTAAAACTTACATTCTCTTATAAACTAGGAAACATGAGATTTGTAGAGAAAAAGAAAACAAAATCTGTCAATAACACCGACCAGAAAGGCGGAGGAGAAAGCGATTCAGGCGGATTTTAA
- a CDS encoding aldose 1-epimerase family protein has product MISLENESLKVWVKPKGAELKSLVNKKTGIEHIWDSDPDFWAKSSPVLFPIVGGLKDDTYIFEGKSYTLPRHGFARDNMFELVSRDKEQATFKFESSEATLKVYPFHFDFFITYVLDGASLAVNYKVVNTGDIKMLFSLGAHPAFAVPFDQEEGYNNFSLEFDTQEDLKRWPLSPEGLIEKEPIDLKLEDNKLDLTKELFEEDALVFKNLKSEGITLKSKMSQNYLKFTFSNFPFFGIWAAKNSNFVCLEPWCGIADSVDHNQELTEKEGMNTLAAGQSFERGWAVEVG; this is encoded by the coding sequence ATGATTTCTTTGGAAAATGAGTCTCTCAAAGTTTGGGTAAAACCAAAAGGAGCGGAGCTGAAAAGCCTTGTTAATAAAAAAACAGGCATTGAGCATATTTGGGACTCAGACCCAGATTTTTGGGCCAAAAGTTCTCCAGTACTTTTCCCTATTGTGGGTGGTTTGAAAGACGACACCTATATATTTGAGGGAAAGTCTTACACCTTGCCTCGTCATGGTTTTGCCAGAGATAATATGTTTGAGCTGGTAAGCCGAGATAAAGAGCAGGCTACTTTTAAGTTTGAGTCTTCTGAGGCTACTTTAAAAGTTTATCCATTCCATTTTGATTTCTTTATTACCTATGTTTTAGATGGGGCTTCCTTAGCTGTAAATTATAAAGTAGTTAATACTGGAGATATAAAGATGCTGTTTTCTTTAGGAGCACATCCAGCATTTGCGGTTCCCTTTGATCAAGAAGAAGGATATAATAATTTTTCGTTAGAATTTGATACTCAAGAGGATTTAAAACGCTGGCCATTAAGTCCAGAGGGTTTGATAGAAAAGGAGCCAATTGATTTAAAACTAGAAGATAACAAGCTAGACCTGACCAAGGAATTGTTTGAAGAAGACGCCTTAGTTTTTAAGAACCTAAAGTCAGAAGGTATTACATTGAAATCTAAAATGTCTCAAAACTATTTGAAATTCACTTTTAGCAATTTTCCATTCTTTGGTATTTGGGCGGCAAAGAATTCCAATTTTGTTTGTTTAGAGCCTTGGTGTGGTATTGCAGACAGTGTAGATCATAACCAGGAATTGACAGAAAAAGAGGGCATGAATACGTTAGCCGCTGGTCAAAGTTTCGAAAGAGGCTGGGCTGTGGAGGTGGGTTGA
- a CDS encoding valine--tRNA ligase, with the protein MEISKTYNPKEIEDKWYEYWIENKFFSSKPNPDKEPYSIVIPPPNVTGVLHMGHMLNNTIQDVLIRKARMEGKEACWVPGTDHASIATEAKVVAMLKEKGINKADLTREEFIGYCWEWTEKYGGIILSQLRKLGASCDWDRTRFTMEEALYESVIDVFVDLHNKGDVYRGYRMVNWDPQAKTTVSDEEVITVERPQKLVYIRYEGADGDVVIATTRPETIMADAAICVNPEDERYQKLIGKTVKIPLINREIKVIADEYVDVEFGTGCLKVTPAHDQNDFELGKKHDLEVIDLLTDDAKLNEKAQILVGEDRFVARKKIIKMLDEAGHLVKVEDYTSNVGTSERTGAVIEPKISLQWFLKMERLSEPALKNVMDDTIKLIPGKFKNTYSHWMENVRDWCISRQLWWGHRIPAFYMEDGTCIVAKTKTEALRIARDKYQLFALSEKDLTQDEDVLDTWFSSWLWPMSVFDGIRNPENEDINYYYPTNDLVTAPEILFFWVARMIIAGYEYKGDKPFENVYLTGIVRDKQGRKMSKSLGNSPDPIELMEKYGADGVRTGMLFSSPAGNDLPFDEKLCEQGRNFSNKMWNAFRLVKGWEVTDTVPAVENPAIKWFRSKLNQTIAEVKDHYDKYRMSDALLSTYNLIWNDFCSQYLEMAKPAYVDGKSLPIDKVTFDATIGFFEELMRLVHPWTPFISEEIWQNLQEREEKETICLANFPEGGDVDQTLLGQFDELFEVVSWVRNTRQSKQISPKEVLDLNVKTEDNAKLELLGGLLRKLGNLSEISYVEEATGLTMVLKADEYGLDLGDNLDEEAEKENMLKELEYARGFKTSVEKKLSNERFVNNAKADVVQRERDKLADAESKIKALEEALAKMA; encoded by the coding sequence ATGGAAATTTCAAAGACGTATAATCCCAAAGAAATCGAGGACAAATGGTATGAGTATTGGATAGAAAACAAGTTTTTCTCTTCAAAACCTAATCCAGACAAAGAGCCGTACAGCATTGTTATTCCTCCGCCAAACGTCACGGGTGTGCTTCACATGGGGCATATGCTTAATAATACCATCCAAGATGTACTTATTCGTAAGGCTAGAATGGAAGGAAAGGAAGCCTGCTGGGTACCCGGAACCGACCACGCCTCTATAGCTACAGAAGCTAAAGTGGTGGCTATGCTTAAAGAAAAAGGCATTAATAAAGCAGACCTGACTAGAGAAGAGTTTATAGGATACTGCTGGGAGTGGACCGAAAAATATGGCGGAATCATTCTTAGTCAGTTAAGGAAACTAGGGGCTTCATGCGACTGGGACAGAACTCGCTTCACCATGGAAGAAGCTCTTTATGAGTCTGTGATAGATGTTTTTGTAGATCTTCATAATAAAGGAGACGTCTACAGGGGCTATAGAATGGTCAATTGGGATCCGCAAGCAAAAACTACAGTTTCTGACGAAGAGGTTATCACAGTAGAAAGACCACAGAAACTCGTTTATATAAGATATGAAGGTGCTGATGGCGATGTGGTAATAGCTACCACAAGACCAGAAACCATTATGGCAGATGCCGCCATCTGTGTTAATCCAGAAGATGAGCGTTATCAAAAACTTATTGGTAAGACGGTTAAAATTCCTCTTATCAATAGAGAAATAAAAGTAATAGCCGACGAATACGTGGATGTTGAGTTTGGAACGGGTTGCTTAAAAGTAACACCTGCTCATGACCAAAACGACTTCGAATTAGGTAAAAAGCACGATTTAGAAGTAATAGACTTACTTACAGATGATGCTAAATTGAATGAGAAAGCTCAGATTTTAGTAGGTGAAGATAGATTTGTAGCCAGAAAGAAAATTATCAAAATGCTGGACGAAGCAGGGCATTTGGTAAAAGTGGAAGATTATACTTCTAATGTGGGTACTTCAGAAAGAACAGGAGCTGTTATTGAGCCTAAAATCTCATTGCAGTGGTTCTTGAAAATGGAAAGATTGAGTGAGCCAGCATTGAAAAATGTAATGGACGACACTATTAAGTTGATTCCTGGGAAGTTCAAAAACACCTATAGTCACTGGATGGAAAATGTTCGTGATTGGTGTATCAGTCGTCAACTTTGGTGGGGGCACCGAATTCCAGCTTTCTACATGGAAGATGGTACTTGCATAGTGGCCAAAACCAAAACGGAAGCCTTAAGAATTGCTAGAGATAAATATCAATTATTTGCTCTTAGCGAGAAAGACTTAACGCAAGACGAAGATGTTTTAGATACTTGGTTTAGCTCTTGGTTATGGCCAATGAGTGTTTTTGATGGTATCAGAAACCCAGAAAACGAAGACATTAACTATTACTACCCAACCAATGATTTAGTAACGGCACCAGAGATTTTATTCTTTTGGGTAGCGAGAATGATTATTGCGGGTTACGAATACAAAGGCGATAAACCTTTTGAAAATGTTTATTTGACCGGTATAGTAAGAGATAAGCAAGGTAGAAAGATGTCAAAATCTTTAGGGAACTCTCCAGACCCTATTGAGCTGATGGAAAAATACGGAGCAGATGGTGTAAGAACAGGTATGCTTTTCAGTTCTCCTGCCGGAAACGATTTGCCATTTGACGAAAAACTTTGTGAGCAAGGCCGTAATTTCTCTAATAAAATGTGGAATGCATTTAGGTTAGTGAAAGGTTGGGAAGTGACTGATACCGTTCCTGCTGTTGAAAATCCAGCTATAAAATGGTTTAGGTCAAAACTGAATCAAACTATAGCCGAAGTGAAAGACCATTACGACAAATACCGTATGTCTGATGCACTTTTGAGTACTTATAACCTTATCTGGAACGACTTCTGTTCGCAGTATCTTGAGATGGCTAAGCCAGCTTATGTGGATGGTAAAAGTTTACCAATAGACAAGGTTACATTTGACGCTACCATTGGTTTCTTTGAAGAACTGATGCGATTAGTACATCCTTGGACGCCATTTATTTCAGAAGAGATTTGGCAAAACCTTCAAGAGCGTGAAGAGAAGGAAACTATTTGTTTGGCTAATTTTCCAGAAGGTGGTGATGTAGACCAAACTTTGTTAGGACAATTTGACGAACTTTTCGAAGTGGTTTCTTGGGTAAGAAACACCCGTCAATCTAAGCAGATATCTCCTAAAGAGGTATTGGACTTAAACGTAAAAACGGAAGATAATGCGAAGCTTGAGTTACTCGGAGGACTTTTAAGAAAACTGGGTAATCTTTCTGAAATCTCTTATGTAGAAGAAGCTACAGGTTTAACCATGGTGTTAAAAGCTGATGAATATGGCTTAGACTTAGGCGATAACTTAGACGAAGAAGCTGAGAAAGAAAACATGCTGAAAGAGCTGGAATATGCTCGTGGATTTAAGACTTCTGTAGAGAAAAAGCTTAGCAATGAGCGTTTTGTGAATAATGCCAAAGCAGATGTAGTTCAGCGAGAAAGAGATAAATTAGCTGATGCCGAATCCAAAATTAAAGCCTTAGAAGAAGCTCTGGCCAAAATGGCTTAA
- a CDS encoding DUF4270 family protein yields MKNIIAILMAIGGLTMSCTEGSLDINLDVNSEINQNTVRIDTMRLEGFTVKEDSTYTSASGLLQVGSYTMNSKLDVSSEAYFQVSLPVTNYGAYNITETMVLDSAKIQLRLYGNIGDTTAYQTIRLHELLSEIPTSDGQLSNSSYPYEENYIAEKIWKIRPGRDTLVELTLNTATAQKIWEYYQTSYREDNPSLLKIIKGLLLKGGQNNTSISVFNATNADIRLYTHTQNTYIQYAFDFPLIVNNAQFNHYTYSSDFDKLNTLAPDEQVNASLMNNEFVLNSGLGLSGKIEIPGISQLKEITDLSGIHQVQMVLYSTRKSATESPTPPASLALYTINLNNEIEAAMSDAYGTQITGVYVYNPEDLVFTSYYTFDLTQYFKNILFYGIQNKGFKVLPADDGTVNGTFGGVYLGNSDNASFKAKLIVYYGQ; encoded by the coding sequence ATGAAAAACATTATTGCCATCTTGATGGCGATCGGAGGTCTTACTATGTCCTGTACCGAAGGTAGTTTGGACATAAATTTAGACGTAAATTCAGAAATAAATCAGAACACGGTAAGGATTGATACTATGAGGCTAGAAGGCTTCACCGTGAAAGAAGATAGCACTTACACCTCCGCTTCTGGACTATTACAAGTGGGAAGCTATACCATGAACAGTAAATTAGACGTAAGCTCCGAAGCCTATTTTCAAGTGAGCTTACCCGTAACCAACTACGGAGCCTATAATATTACAGAAACCATGGTCTTGGATTCTGCCAAAATTCAGCTTAGGTTATACGGTAATATTGGAGACACCACAGCATACCAAACAATTAGACTTCACGAATTGCTTTCGGAAATACCTACCAGCGATGGGCAACTAAGCAATTCCTCTTACCCCTATGAGGAAAACTATATAGCCGAAAAAATATGGAAAATTAGACCCGGTAGAGATACTTTAGTGGAACTTACCCTTAATACAGCCACTGCTCAGAAAATATGGGAGTACTATCAAACCAGTTATAGAGAAGACAATCCTAGTCTTTTGAAAATTATCAAAGGTTTGCTATTAAAAGGTGGTCAAAATAATACTTCTATTAGCGTTTTTAATGCGACCAACGCCGACATCAGGCTTTACACACACACACAGAATACCTACATTCAATATGCTTTTGACTTCCCACTTATAGTAAATAATGCACAGTTTAACCATTACACTTACAGCTCAGACTTTGATAAATTAAACACTTTAGCACCTGACGAGCAGGTAAATGCTTCCTTAATGAATAATGAGTTTGTTTTAAATTCTGGTCTTGGTTTGTCTGGAAAAATAGAAATACCAGGAATAAGTCAGTTAAAAGAAATCACAGACCTTTCAGGAATTCATCAAGTTCAAATGGTGCTTTATTCCACTAGAAAAAGTGCAACAGAATCTCCTACCCCGCCTGCTTCTTTGGCTTTATACACTATAAATCTTAATAACGAAATAGAGGCAGCCATGAGCGATGCTTACGGAACACAAATTACGGGTGTATATGTTTATAATCCTGAAGACCTAGTTTTTACCAGTTATTACACTTTTGACTTAACGCAATATTTCAAGAATATCCTCTTTTATGGCATACAAAATAAAGGCTTCAAAGTACTTCCTGCAGACGATGGAACAGTGAATGGAACATTTGGCGGTGTGTACCTAGGAAACTCTGATAATGCCTCTTTCAAAGCAAAACTGATAGTTTATTACGGGCAATAG
- a CDS encoding sensor histidine kinase, with product MIAQFFRKNRLFLLHLVFWCVYFSFFFYIVSWPKRGVEPNYLRSFLDAIMQVSTMATISYFNYFILLPIVLKEKKTGKYILALIVSLAVIVSIQIWLKRMIYMEVSERAFSFLFSSKFIIQHAFSAVVIVTFVSLLRFLKDWFELDAKRKEIENEKLATELRFLKDQINPHFLFNTLNNLYYLAHTNSPNTKEVISKLSQMMRYMIYEANNELVPVSKEIEYIKNYIDLEKLRLEDDFPLELSIEGDFSTLRIAPLIFITFLENAFKHGTTHSNEGSWVKVKFKFEGKHCYYEVTNSKNENIKEGEKSGIGLKNTMRRLNLSYENQHTLDILEDDKTYQVKLDIDL from the coding sequence ATGATAGCTCAATTTTTTAGAAAGAATAGATTGTTTCTCTTACACCTAGTTTTCTGGTGTGTTTACTTCTCTTTCTTCTTTTATATAGTTTCTTGGCCCAAAAGAGGGGTAGAACCAAATTACCTAAGGTCATTTTTGGATGCCATCATGCAGGTCTCCACCATGGCAACTATTAGTTATTTTAACTATTTTATCTTACTGCCCATTGTATTAAAGGAGAAGAAAACTGGAAAGTATATTCTAGCTTTAATTGTCAGTTTGGCTGTGATAGTAAGTATTCAGATTTGGCTGAAGCGGATGATATATATGGAGGTCTCTGAAAGAGCTTTTTCTTTTTTATTCTCTTCTAAGTTTATCATTCAGCACGCTTTTAGTGCTGTGGTAATAGTCACTTTTGTCTCTTTACTGCGTTTTTTGAAAGATTGGTTTGAGCTCGACGCAAAAAGAAAGGAGATTGAGAATGAAAAGTTGGCAACAGAATTAAGGTTTCTGAAAGACCAAATTAACCCTCATTTTCTTTTCAATACCTTAAATAACCTCTACTATTTAGCTCATACTAACTCCCCAAACACGAAAGAGGTAATTTCCAAGCTGTCGCAAATGATGCGATACATGATTTATGAGGCAAATAATGAGCTGGTGCCTGTATCAAAAGAGATAGAGTACATTAAAAATTATATTGATTTAGAAAAGCTTCGCTTAGAAGATGACTTTCCTCTGGAGTTAAGTATAGAAGGCGATTTTAGTACACTAAGAATAGCCCCTTTGATTTTTATAACCTTTTTAGAAAATGCTTTTAAGCATGGAACTACGCATTCCAATGAAGGTTCTTGGGTGAAAGTTAAATTCAAATTTGAAGGAAAGCATTGCTATTATGAAGTAACTAATAGTAAAAATGAGAATATAAAAGAAGGTGAAAAGTCTGGAATAGGTCTGAAAAATACGATGCGAAGACTAAACCTTAGTTATGAAAACCAACATACATTAGATATATTGGAAGACGATAAAACGTACCAAGTCAAACTCGATATCGATTTATGA
- a CDS encoding DUF4907 domain-containing protein encodes MMNKSISLGIIILGLIACKPSSSYSYKVLELDKDQFGYEIRKDNQLLISQNYIPGRAGNSSFSNSKDAEKVASLMISKLENGVFPPTINLSEIDSLLTK; translated from the coding sequence ATGATGAATAAAAGCATTAGTCTAGGTATAATCATACTTGGTCTTATAGCTTGCAAACCTAGCTCCAGTTACTCTTATAAAGTACTGGAGCTAGACAAAGACCAGTTTGGATATGAAATCAGGAAAGATAATCAGCTACTGATTAGCCAAAACTATATTCCGGGAAGAGCTGGAAACTCTTCGTTTTCTAATTCAAAGGATGCTGAAAAAGTAGCATCACTGATGATAAGTAAGCTAGAAAACGGAGTGTTCCCACCCACTATTAACTTGTCAGAAATAGACTCGCTCCTTACAAAATAA
- a CDS encoding Kelch repeat-containing protein, with translation MQKKRLILPLVFLTLFGLQSCDTTDVDPAYGDWFKLSDLDGLARYSAVGFSIGDFGYLGMGADEDNYKLSDFWKFDPSKNTWTQIADFPGTARTAAVGLNIENKGYIGTGLDIEDNKLNDFWAYDPTSNAWEQKTDFPGSARRNAVSFTLLNKGYVGTGHDGNYTKDFYSYEPANDTWTKITSIGGSKRVGAASFVIDNKAYVGTGNNNGVNLSDLWQYDPSTETWIEMLDFDETTVARSYGYGFSLNNKGFIAGGSSSNTVWEYTTGGDDGLGEWLEVTSFEGSARNYPVAWTINNEGYVATGSNGLSRYDDLWKFTPDIVQDDE, from the coding sequence ATGCAAAAAAAACGCTTAATCTTACCTTTAGTATTTCTCACACTTTTTGGCCTACAAAGTTGCGACACCACCGATGTGGATCCAGCTTATGGCGATTGGTTTAAACTCTCAGACCTAGATGGTTTAGCTAGATACTCCGCCGTGGGTTTCTCTATTGGAGACTTCGGTTATTTGGGTATGGGAGCTGATGAAGACAATTACAAACTAAGTGACTTCTGGAAGTTTGACCCATCAAAAAACACCTGGACGCAAATAGCAGATTTTCCGGGAACTGCAAGAACAGCAGCGGTAGGTTTAAATATTGAAAACAAGGGCTACATAGGTACTGGACTAGATATTGAAGACAACAAGCTTAACGACTTTTGGGCCTACGACCCAACAAGCAACGCTTGGGAGCAAAAAACAGACTTCCCTGGTTCTGCCAGAAGAAACGCTGTGAGCTTTACACTACTTAATAAAGGCTATGTAGGTACAGGTCATGACGGCAACTACACCAAAGACTTTTATTCTTACGAACCAGCAAATGACACTTGGACTAAAATAACAAGCATAGGTGGTTCTAAAAGAGTGGGTGCTGCCTCTTTTGTGATTGACAATAAAGCCTACGTAGGTACAGGAAACAACAATGGTGTAAACCTTTCTGATTTATGGCAGTATGACCCTTCTACAGAAACTTGGATAGAAATGTTAGACTTTGACGAAACTACAGTGGCGAGGTCTTATGGCTACGGATTTTCTTTAAACAACAAAGGTTTCATAGCAGGTGGTTCTTCTAGCAACACCGTTTGGGAATACACCACAGGAGGAGATGATGGCCTCGGAGAATGGCTTGAAGTAACAAGTTTTGAAGGTAGTGCGAGAAATTACCCAGTAGCTTGGACTATTAATAATGAAGGCTATGTAGCCACAGGTTCAAACGGACTTTCGAGATACGATGACCTTTGGAAATTCACGCCAGACATAGTTCAAGATGATGAATAA